From a single Collibacillus ludicampi genomic region:
- a CDS encoding P1 family peptidase: MTYTIVDVPGIKVGHAQNEAALTGCTVVLTEHGAVCGVDVRGSAPGTRETDLLCPTNLVDRVHAICLSGGSAYGLDAASGVMKYLEERGYGLDVGFEVVPIVPAAVLFDLAIGDPNVRPDARMGYQAAAAATTRAVKLGNVGAGCGATVGKAGGFHRAMKSGLGSSARKYPNGLIVGAIVAVNAVGEVRDPSTGKILAGALDDEGNIRESTSWMLEQSFTLIPGTNTTIAVVASNATLTKTQVNKVAQMAHDGLARSIYPVHTMYDGDTVFALSTGGIEAPVDLVGALSAEVLAEAVVRAVMEAEGAGGLPAYRDLLK; this comes from the coding sequence ATGACCTATACGATCGTGGATGTCCCCGGTATTAAAGTGGGACATGCACAAAATGAAGCGGCGTTGACAGGATGTACGGTCGTTCTGACTGAACACGGTGCGGTTTGCGGTGTGGATGTCCGGGGATCGGCTCCGGGGACGCGTGAAACGGATCTTTTGTGTCCCACAAATCTCGTCGATCGCGTCCATGCGATTTGTTTAAGCGGTGGGAGTGCTTATGGACTGGATGCAGCAAGCGGTGTGATGAAATATCTTGAGGAGCGGGGTTATGGTCTGGATGTAGGATTTGAAGTTGTTCCCATCGTTCCTGCGGCCGTTTTATTCGATCTTGCGATAGGTGATCCCAATGTTCGTCCGGATGCCCGGATGGGATATCAGGCTGCCGCGGCTGCGACAACGAGAGCGGTTAAGTTGGGGAATGTTGGGGCTGGCTGTGGAGCGACAGTCGGAAAAGCGGGCGGTTTTCACAGAGCGATGAAGAGCGGCCTGGGTTCATCAGCACGTAAGTACCCCAACGGGTTAATCGTGGGGGCGATCGTAGCGGTGAATGCAGTTGGAGAAGTTCGTGATCCATCGACAGGAAAGATTCTTGCGGGCGCATTGGATGATGAGGGAAACATCAGAGAAAGTACAAGCTGGATGTTGGAGCAGTCTTTCACTCTGATTCCAGGAACGAATACGACAATCGCAGTCGTGGCTAGCAATGCAACGCTTACGAAAACGCAAGTGAACAAAGTAGCGCAAATGGCGCATGATGGACTTGCTCGCTCTATTTATCCAGTGCACACGATGTATGACGGGGATACCGTTTTTGCTCTCTCTACCGGTGGAATCGAAGCACCGGTTGATCTGGTAGGGGCACTTTCAGCGGAAGTGCTGGCGGAAGCGGTCGTACGGGCCGTTATGGAAGCGGAAGGAGCGGGAGGTTTGCCGGCCTATCGTGATTTGCTGAAATAA
- a CDS encoding enoyl-CoA hydratase-related protein: MAGDFVYLQKHGEIATIFFNRPEKRNALNLDMWLSIPELMQQCEEDENVKAVIFRGVNETAFAAGADISELQALSADRDKIRHFNQATLDAEKAIMSLSKPTIALIQGYCVGGGCELAVACDLRFSDENGKFAVTPAKLGLVYNLPATKNLIDLVGPSKTKDILYSGRLLDAEEALRIGLIDRIYNSQEIVEKTYSYASMICKNAQYSVRAAKYIVGKVLEGTTENTEEITQLVLRSFETSDHQEGVQAFLEKRSPRFTYS, encoded by the coding sequence ATGGCTGGAGATTTCGTCTATTTGCAAAAGCACGGGGAAATCGCTACGATTTTTTTTAATCGTCCCGAGAAGCGAAATGCGTTGAATCTTGACATGTGGCTTTCCATTCCTGAACTCATGCAACAATGTGAGGAAGACGAGAATGTAAAAGCGGTGATCTTTCGCGGTGTGAATGAAACGGCTTTTGCTGCTGGCGCTGATATCAGCGAGTTGCAAGCATTAAGCGCGGATAGAGATAAAATCAGACATTTTAATCAAGCGACACTTGACGCGGAAAAGGCGATCATGAGTTTGTCCAAGCCGACTATCGCACTTATCCAGGGATATTGTGTCGGCGGAGGTTGTGAACTCGCGGTTGCGTGTGATCTTCGTTTTTCCGATGAAAATGGAAAATTTGCCGTCACGCCGGCGAAGCTCGGTCTCGTTTATAACTTACCGGCAACCAAAAATTTAATAGACTTGGTCGGCCCTTCAAAAACGAAGGATATTCTTTACTCGGGTCGTTTGCTGGACGCGGAAGAAGCTTTACGGATTGGCTTGATCGACCGGATCTACAATTCCCAAGAAATCGTTGAAAAAACGTATTCCTATGCGAGCATGATCTGCAAGAATGCCCAGTACTCCGTTCGGGCAGCTAAGTATATCGTAGGCAAGGTCTTGGAAGGTACGACTGAAAATACGGAAGAGATTACTCAACTCGTCCTCCGGTCGTTTGAAACATCGGATCATCAAGAAGGAGTACAAGCATTTTTAGAAAAAAGAAGTCCACGGTTTACGTATTCTTGA
- the larC gene encoding nickel pincer cofactor biosynthesis protein LarC — MNTLYLDCHFGISGDMTLAALIDLGADLDYIENHLKCLPIDPFSMRVHTVVKQGITAKKLQLQFGAYEHQHEHQHEHQHEHQHEHHHEHHHEHHHEHHHEHHHEHHHEHHHEHRRAADILAMIRESDLPPRVKQRSIAVFQAIAEAEAKIHGIDVRDVHFHEVGAMDSIIDIVGVCLALESLNIDEIYSSPVSAGYGFAPMAHGLYPIPAPATAELLVGIPLTDLHVQGELTTPTGAGFLKALVKAFGPLASMTIERIGYGAGEKDFNHPNVLRAFLVKKAKDMTEGTDQIGTGEHSEQIFVLETQLDDMTGESLGYTMERLFEAGALDVFYTPVYMKKNRPGTLITVLVSPEAAERCEDVLLLETTTLGIRRSRWTRRILERAFHTIETPYGPVRVKQALMEGRLVHRAPEYEDVAKVARENGIAFQTIYQAALLEDERCTNT; from the coding sequence ATGAATACATTGTACTTGGATTGTCACTTCGGAATCTCCGGGGACATGACGCTGGCAGCCCTCATCGACCTTGGGGCGGATCTCGATTACATCGAGAATCATTTAAAGTGCCTGCCTATCGATCCGTTTTCTATGCGAGTACATACTGTCGTCAAACAGGGAATCACTGCAAAAAAATTGCAACTGCAATTCGGGGCGTATGAGCACCAACATGAACACCAACATGAACACCAACATGAACACCAACATGAGCATCATCATGAGCATCATCATGAGCATCATCATGAGCATCATCATGAGCATCATCATGAGCATCATCATGAGCATCATCATGAGCATCGAAGGGCGGCCGACATTCTCGCGATGATCAGGGAAAGTGATCTTCCTCCGCGAGTGAAACAGCGAAGCATTGCAGTTTTTCAGGCAATTGCTGAAGCGGAAGCGAAGATCCACGGGATCGATGTGCGAGACGTACATTTCCATGAAGTGGGAGCCATGGACTCCATCATCGATATTGTCGGTGTATGTCTTGCGTTGGAGAGTCTTAACATCGATGAGATCTACTCGTCACCGGTGTCTGCCGGATATGGGTTTGCCCCTATGGCACACGGTTTGTATCCGATTCCTGCACCAGCAACGGCGGAACTCTTAGTAGGGATCCCGTTGACCGACCTACATGTTCAAGGAGAGTTAACGACCCCGACGGGTGCCGGATTTTTAAAAGCGTTGGTCAAAGCGTTTGGTCCTCTCGCCTCGATGACAATCGAACGCATTGGATACGGAGCCGGTGAGAAGGACTTCAATCATCCGAACGTACTGCGAGCATTTTTGGTAAAAAAGGCGAAAGACATGACTGAAGGAACGGATCAGATCGGAACGGGCGAACACAGTGAACAGATTTTCGTTCTCGAAACTCAGCTTGACGATATGACGGGAGAATCGCTCGGGTATACGATGGAAAGGCTTTTTGAGGCGGGGGCGCTCGACGTCTTCTACACGCCGGTATATATGAAGAAAAACCGCCCGGGGACTCTGATAACGGTGCTCGTTTCCCCAGAAGCGGCTGAACGATGTGAAGATGTCTTACTTTTGGAAACGACAACTCTTGGGATTCGTAGAAGCCGATGGACTCGCCGTATATTAGAACGGGCATTTCATACAATTGAGACTCCATACGGGCCCGTCAGGGTTAAGCAAGCGTTAATGGAAGGCCGTCTTGTTCACCGGGCTCCGGAATATGAAGACGTTGCAAAGGTAGCACGTGAAAACGGAATTGCTTTTCAGACGATCTATCAAGCGGCACTGCTTGAAGATGAACGGTGTACAAATACGTGA
- a CDS encoding fumarylacetoacetate hydrolase family protein: MKLLTFHSESGLQLGVKTDRGILHVANAIRSLHANENLPQTLEQVLEGEDGAREAFAAFVQQAQIDGNDDIFVDENELKLGPCVPNPGKIICIGLNYRKHAEETNMPIPEHPVLFNKFANAIAAHGDMIDLPSDAEQFDYEAELAIVIGKKAKRVAKDDALDYVFGYCNANDLSARDLQFRTSQWLLGKSIDNFCPIGPYLVTSDEVGNPNALGIRCYVNGELRQNSNTSDMIFHCDEIISYISRYVTLLPGDIILTGTPEGVILGFPEERQVWLKDGDEVTVEIDRLGRLTNRMGKGI, translated from the coding sequence GTGAAATTATTGACATTTCATTCAGAAAGCGGTCTGCAACTGGGCGTCAAGACGGATCGTGGCATTTTGCATGTAGCAAATGCGATACGTTCCCTTCACGCGAATGAGAATCTTCCGCAAACGCTTGAACAGGTGCTTGAAGGTGAGGATGGAGCGCGCGAAGCATTTGCCGCTTTTGTTCAACAAGCGCAAATAGATGGAAATGATGACATCTTTGTTGATGAGAATGAATTGAAACTTGGACCATGTGTGCCGAATCCCGGTAAGATCATTTGTATAGGTTTGAATTACCGCAAACATGCGGAAGAAACCAATATGCCCATCCCAGAGCACCCTGTGCTGTTTAACAAGTTCGCCAATGCGATTGCCGCACACGGAGACATGATCGATCTTCCTTCTGATGCGGAACAATTTGATTATGAAGCCGAACTGGCAATAGTCATCGGGAAAAAAGCGAAACGGGTCGCCAAAGATGACGCACTCGATTATGTGTTTGGTTACTGCAATGCGAATGACCTCTCTGCGCGCGATTTGCAATTTCGTACAAGCCAATGGCTTCTTGGAAAAAGCATTGATAATTTCTGCCCGATCGGACCTTATCTGGTAACCTCCGATGAAGTTGGGAATCCGAATGCACTTGGGATCCGATGTTATGTTAACGGTGAGCTACGACAAAATTCGAACACGTCCGATATGATTTTTCATTGTGATGAAATCATCAGCTATATTTCGCGGTATGTGACACTGCTTCCGGGAGACATCATCTTAACGGGAACGCCCGAAGGTGTCATTTTGGGCTTCCCAGAAGAACGACAAGTATGGCTGAAGGATGGCGATGAAGTCACGGTTGAGATCGATCGATTGGGACGGTTGACGAACCGGATGGGGAAGGGGATTTGA
- a CDS encoding NAD(P)H-dependent flavin oxidoreductase: MKNRVCELLGIKYPIIQGGLAYVGNGALAAAVSNGGGLGQIGTAGRSIDNLKKQIRIACESTDKPLGINLPISEHSDMNPVVETILQNKERFKAISISAGNPKPYIPIFKEAGLKVMVLTGSVKHALKAQESGADIIICEGFEAGGHNSPLELTLFSMIPQISRAVQIPVVAAGGIVNGQGIVAAFALGAEGVQLGTRFVATKECEAHENYKNLLVHAGDDATVVMERSIGRATRVLKSPFAEQILEFEKTQPTVEELLPYIRGVNNRIAAIEGRVDEGWMNCGQAVGLIESIESASDVVRKLAHEAREVSVSLGFMQTVFADNVAENV, encoded by the coding sequence ATGAAAAATCGCGTCTGTGAACTGTTGGGCATCAAATACCCGATCATTCAAGGGGGATTGGCCTATGTAGGGAACGGGGCACTGGCAGCCGCCGTATCTAACGGCGGAGGATTGGGACAAATCGGAACTGCCGGACGGTCGATCGATAACTTAAAAAAGCAGATACGAATCGCTTGTGAAAGTACGGATAAACCACTCGGGATCAATTTGCCGATCAGCGAACACTCGGATATGAATCCTGTCGTGGAGACGATTTTGCAAAACAAAGAGCGTTTCAAAGCGATCAGTATCTCCGCCGGCAACCCGAAACCGTACATTCCGATTTTTAAAGAAGCAGGATTGAAAGTCATGGTGCTGACAGGGTCTGTCAAGCACGCGTTAAAAGCCCAAGAATCAGGAGCCGACATCATCATCTGTGAAGGATTCGAGGCTGGGGGACATAATAGCCCGCTTGAACTTACATTGTTCAGTATGATCCCGCAAATCTCCCGCGCCGTGCAAATCCCTGTCGTTGCCGCAGGCGGCATCGTGAACGGTCAAGGCATCGTTGCAGCTTTCGCGCTGGGAGCGGAAGGCGTGCAATTAGGTACACGCTTTGTTGCCACAAAAGAATGTGAGGCCCATGAGAATTACAAGAATTTGCTGGTTCATGCTGGCGATGATGCCACAGTCGTGATGGAGCGGAGTATCGGCAGAGCCACCCGTGTATTGAAATCACCTTTTGCAGAACAAATCCTCGAATTTGAAAAAACACAACCGACCGTGGAGGAACTCCTCCCGTATATCCGGGGCGTTAATAACAGAATCGCTGCAATTGAAGGACGAGTGGATGAAGGATGGATGAACTGCGGACAAGCAGTCGGGCTTATTGAATCCATCGAGAGCGCAAGCGATGTTGTCAGAAAACTCGCACACGAAGCAAGAGAAGTCTCAGTATCCCTCGGGTTCATGCAAACGGTTTTCGCCGATAACGTCGCAGAAAATGTTTGA
- the ald gene encoding alanine dehydrogenase gives MKIGIPKEIKAYENRVAMTPRGVEHLIKKGHQVMVEQGAGVGSGFEDEQYVAVGAEIAMDAKTVYEFADMIVKVKEPLQSEYMMFKKDQILFTYLHLAADQPLTEALMKSGVKAVGYETVELPNGSLPLLEPMSEVAGRMAPQIGAHFLENAHGGRGVLLGGVPGVSPGKVVVIGGGTVGANAVQIALGLGAHVTILDINAERLRWFTSSFRGANLETVMSTPFSIAEAVAKADLVIGAVLIHGAKAPKLVTEEMVKSMKKGSVIVDVAIDQGGSVETIDRVTTHEKPTYEKHGVVHYAVANIPGAVARTSTLALTNVTLPYIELIAENGLEKAIEKNKALQKGVNVYNGEIVYPAVAEAHGLSSSQLKVPMA, from the coding sequence ATGAAAATCGGGATTCCAAAGGAAATCAAAGCGTATGAAAATCGTGTGGCAATGACCCCTAGAGGGGTAGAACATCTGATCAAAAAAGGTCACCAAGTCATGGTAGAACAAGGAGCAGGCGTTGGAAGCGGGTTCGAAGATGAGCAATATGTGGCGGTTGGCGCGGAAATCGCAATGGATGCGAAAACGGTGTATGAATTTGCGGACATGATAGTGAAAGTTAAGGAACCTTTACAGTCGGAATATATGATGTTTAAAAAAGATCAAATTCTGTTCACTTACCTTCATCTTGCAGCTGATCAGCCGCTAACCGAAGCATTGATGAAATCCGGTGTAAAAGCAGTCGGCTATGAAACAGTAGAACTTCCCAACGGTTCTCTGCCGTTACTGGAACCGATGAGCGAAGTTGCCGGTCGCATGGCTCCGCAAATCGGCGCGCACTTTTTGGAAAACGCCCATGGCGGTCGGGGAGTTTTACTCGGAGGGGTACCAGGAGTTTCACCGGGTAAAGTTGTGGTCATCGGTGGCGGGACGGTTGGAGCAAACGCGGTTCAAATCGCTTTGGGCCTCGGTGCGCATGTCACCATTCTCGATATCAATGCAGAAAGACTCCGCTGGTTTACTTCGTCATTTCGTGGCGCGAATCTAGAAACGGTCATGTCAACACCGTTTTCCATTGCTGAGGCCGTTGCAAAAGCGGATTTGGTGATCGGTGCCGTTTTGATTCACGGGGCAAAGGCACCGAAACTGGTAACCGAGGAAATGGTAAAAAGTATGAAAAAAGGTTCCGTGATTGTTGATGTTGCTATTGATCAGGGGGGATCTGTGGAAACGATTGATCGTGTGACCACACACGAGAAGCCGACATACGAAAAGCACGGAGTTGTTCATTATGCGGTCGCCAATATTCCAGGAGCGGTCGCGCGTACATCGACATTAGCTTTAACGAACGTAACCCTGCCTTATATCGAATTAATCGCAGAGAACGGACTGGAGAAAGCGATAGAGAAAAACAAAGCTTTGCAAAAAGGCGTGAACGTTTATAATGGTGAAATTGTGTATCCGGCTGTTGCGGAAGCTCACGGCTTGAGCTCCAGTCAGTTAAAGGTGCCGATGGCATAA
- a CDS encoding pyruvate oxidase → MFRKTAGEVLIDLLIEWGVDHIYGMPGDSINSIIEPLRKAQDKIKFIQVRHEEAGALAAASYAKLTGKIGVCMAIAGPGAVHLLNGLYDAKLDRVPVLAITGQVESDLLGTDFFQEVNLERMFDDVAVYNQRIMSAEQLPAVVNQAIRMAYTKRGVAVLPFPDEIPRFEVGAEARFTSSFFTMPELFPREFDLEKAKIVLRQAERPVILTGKGAKGARDSLIEFADHIAAPIVLTLPAKGVIPDEHPYCIGGLGLIGTKPAYEAMRNADTLIMVGTSYPFTAFLPERAKTIQIDTDPVQIGKRYPVDVGLAGDANRTLKWLTQQLDKRHDRTFLEHHQKLMKEWWETLDRQEKDLSVPIKPQRVIHALQKVAKDDAILSVDVGNVTVWMARHFRMRNQQFVISSWLATLGCGLPGAIAGKIAFPDKQVFAVCGDGGFGMTMNDFVTAVKYRLPIVVVVLNNHKIAMIKFEQEVMGNVEFGTDLTNPNFAKYAEACGGIGYRVERPEELQPAFEDAVSQKKPCIIDVEVDANEAPMPAKITFGQAAGFLKHMLKELFEERKLDLPPLR, encoded by the coding sequence GTGTTTCGGAAAACTGCGGGGGAAGTACTCATCGATTTGTTAATTGAATGGGGCGTTGATCACATTTATGGAATGCCCGGGGATTCGATCAATTCCATCATCGAACCGCTCAGGAAGGCGCAGGACAAAATCAAATTCATCCAGGTTCGTCATGAGGAAGCGGGTGCTTTAGCAGCTGCTTCGTATGCCAAATTGACCGGGAAAATCGGTGTTTGCATGGCGATCGCCGGGCCTGGTGCGGTTCATTTGCTCAATGGTTTGTATGATGCAAAACTGGATCGGGTTCCTGTTTTAGCGATTACAGGGCAGGTTGAATCTGACTTATTAGGGACAGATTTTTTTCAGGAAGTCAATTTGGAGAGGATGTTTGATGACGTAGCCGTTTACAATCAACGGATCATGTCTGCAGAACAACTGCCGGCTGTCGTCAATCAGGCGATCCGGATGGCTTATACGAAACGGGGGGTGGCGGTATTACCGTTTCCGGACGAGATTCCTCGATTTGAGGTGGGAGCGGAAGCCCGTTTTACCAGCTCTTTTTTTACGATGCCTGAATTGTTTCCTAGGGAATTTGATTTGGAAAAAGCGAAAATTGTCTTACGTCAAGCCGAAAGACCGGTCATTCTCACCGGAAAGGGGGCTAAGGGGGCGAGAGATTCTTTGATCGAATTTGCCGATCATATCGCGGCTCCGATCGTCTTGACACTTCCAGCGAAAGGCGTCATTCCGGATGAGCATCCGTATTGTATCGGAGGGTTAGGTCTCATCGGCACGAAGCCGGCATATGAAGCGATGAGAAATGCAGACACATTGATCATGGTCGGTACCTCTTATCCGTTTACCGCTTTTTTGCCCGAACGTGCGAAAACGATTCAAATCGATACGGATCCAGTACAGATTGGTAAACGATACCCAGTTGATGTAGGTCTTGCCGGCGATGCGAACAGAACCCTGAAATGGTTAACGCAGCAACTAGACAAACGTCATGATCGTACATTCTTGGAACACCATCAAAAATTAATGAAGGAATGGTGGGAGACACTTGATCGACAGGAGAAAGATCTTTCAGTTCCCATCAAACCGCAGCGGGTGATTCATGCGTTGCAGAAGGTTGCGAAGGACGATGCGATTCTGTCAGTCGATGTGGGAAATGTCACCGTTTGGATGGCTCGCCATTTTCGAATGAGAAACCAACAATTTGTTATATCCAGTTGGTTGGCGACACTCGGTTGCGGATTGCCAGGTGCAATTGCCGGTAAAATCGCGTTTCCCGATAAACAGGTGTTTGCAGTCTGCGGCGATGGCGGATTCGGGATGACGATGAACGATTTTGTTACGGCCGTCAAATATCGATTGCCGATCGTGGTTGTCGTTCTCAATAACCATAAAATTGCGATGATCAAATTCGAACAAGAGGTCATGGGGAACGTCGAATTTGGTACAGACTTGACGAATCCAAACTTTGCAAAATACGCGGAAGCCTGTGGTGGCATCGGATATCGAGTGGAACGACCGGAGGAACTGCAGCCAGCATTTGAAGACGCCGTCTCACAAAAGAAACCCTGCATCATTGATGTGGAAGTAGATGCCAATGAGGCACCAATGCCGGCCAAAATTACGTTTGGTCAAGCGGCCGGCTTTCTCAAGCACATGCTGAAAGAATTGTTTGAGGAGAGAAAGCTCGACCTCCCTCCCTTGCGATAA
- the ligD gene encoding non-homologous end-joining DNA ligase, translating to MKPIIPMEPVSSEIIPNGENWIAQIKWDGVRVLTYFDGREVRLYNRKLNERTMHFPEILDVRSYCQADSVILDGEIIALGSDGKPSFHEVMRRDGIRQLEKVKRMQKVVPVTYMIFDIIYKDGDWLNRLPLHERSEILSKIIRSHPHVQLVSSHDHGKELFDVMRQHGMEGIVAKRADSPYVIGEKKDLWLKIKNYRDLHAVIGGFTLSGGVVNSVLLGLYDDEENLWYIGHTGTGKISREEWRALTEILKPLVVKERPFVNKPERYSDAFWVQPVITVKIKYSEWKEGRSLRQPSIQGFIEVPVRECKIRGQLK from the coding sequence ATGAAACCGATCATACCCATGGAGCCTGTGAGCAGCGAAATCATCCCCAATGGGGAAAACTGGATAGCACAAATAAAATGGGATGGTGTCCGCGTGTTAACCTATTTCGATGGTCGTGAAGTCCGCCTGTATAACCGGAAATTGAATGAGCGAACCATGCATTTTCCGGAAATCTTAGATGTTCGATCATACTGTCAAGCTGATTCCGTCATCTTGGATGGCGAAATCATCGCACTTGGATCGGACGGTAAGCCCTCCTTCCATGAAGTGATGCGAAGGGACGGCATTCGCCAGCTGGAAAAAGTGAAACGCATGCAAAAAGTCGTGCCTGTGACTTACATGATCTTCGATATCATTTATAAGGACGGTGATTGGTTAAACCGTCTGCCTTTGCATGAAAGGAGCGAAATCCTGTCGAAGATCATTCGCTCTCATCCTCATGTGCAATTGGTTTCGTCTCATGATCATGGGAAAGAACTGTTCGACGTGATGCGGCAACACGGAATGGAAGGAATCGTAGCTAAGAGAGCGGATTCTCCCTATGTAATCGGAGAGAAGAAAGATCTTTGGCTGAAGATCAAAAATTATCGGGATCTCCATGCGGTTATCGGCGGCTTCACGTTAAGCGGCGGAGTTGTCAATTCCGTTTTGTTAGGACTCTACGACGATGAAGAAAACCTCTGGTACATCGGCCACACGGGAACCGGGAAGATATCTCGCGAGGAATGGAGAGCTCTGACTGAAATCTTAAAACCGCTCGTCGTCAAAGAACGCCCTTTTGTCAACAAACCGGAAAGATATTCGGATGCATTCTGGGTTCAACCGGTTATTACAGTGAAAATAAAATATTCGGAATGGAAGGAAGGTCGTTCCCTACGTCAACCTTCCATCCAAGGGTTTATCGAAGTACCTGTGCGGGAATGTAAAATAAGGGGACAATTAAAATAA
- a CDS encoding non-homologous end joining protein Ku, producing the protein MHTMWKGSISFGLVNVPIKMYAATENKDVTFRYLHKECHTPIKYVRMCPNCNREVEWDEIVKGYEYQPGQYILFEEEELKELAPGKEKTINIVEFVDLKEIDPIFFDKSYYLVSDETGNKAYSLLRNAMRETGKIAVARMTLRTKQNLCVIRCYENVLVLESIFYPDEVRSTALLPQLPEVSIEEKEMQMATQLIEQLSVPFDPTKYTDDYRNRLLEAKVQGQEIEVTPEPAQGRVVDLMKVLQESLQQTRGRKPEDQSQWQKAVGDEQEGKQPRRRRRRANT; encoded by the coding sequence ATGCATACGATGTGGAAAGGATCGATCTCTTTTGGGTTAGTGAATGTACCGATTAAGATGTATGCGGCTACCGAGAACAAAGATGTGACTTTCCGTTATCTTCATAAAGAATGCCATACACCGATCAAATATGTCCGCATGTGTCCAAATTGTAACCGAGAAGTCGAATGGGATGAGATCGTGAAAGGTTATGAATATCAGCCTGGGCAGTATATACTTTTTGAAGAAGAAGAGCTGAAGGAATTGGCGCCCGGAAAGGAGAAAACGATCAATATCGTTGAATTTGTTGATCTGAAAGAAATCGATCCTATTTTTTTTGACAAAAGTTATTATCTGGTATCCGATGAAACGGGCAATAAAGCTTACTCGCTTCTGCGGAATGCGATGCGGGAAACGGGCAAAATAGCGGTCGCCCGCATGACACTGAGAACCAAGCAGAATCTCTGTGTGATTCGCTGTTATGAAAACGTATTGGTTCTGGAATCGATTTTCTATCCGGATGAAGTGCGGTCTACCGCTTTGCTTCCGCAACTACCTGAAGTTTCGATTGAAGAAAAAGAGATGCAAATGGCGACTCAATTGATCGAACAATTATCCGTTCCTTTCGATCCGACAAAGTATACGGATGATTATCGTAATCGCCTTCTCGAAGCGAAGGTGCAAGGACAAGAAATCGAAGTGACTCCGGAACCCGCACAGGGGCGCGTGGTCGATCTGATGAAAGTGTTGCAAGAAAGTTTGCAACAAACGCGCGGACGTAAGCCTGAAGATCAATCCCAATGGCAAAAAGCGGTCGGCGATGAACAAGAAGGGAAGCAACCGCGCCGCAGGAGAAGGCGAGCGAATACATAA
- a CDS encoding redox-sensing transcriptional repressor Rex, with product MQQKKIKISEAVVGRLPIYLRYLQHLQDMNIKKVSSHELGQKLDMNPAQIRKDLAYFGEFGRKGIGYEVSYLISKIKEILKINRHINVGLVGAGHLGIALSNYNRFTREKLSIAAIFDADPNKWGMSVGHLKVQPVSELQETVKEKDIKMGIITVPATEAQKVVDQLIAAGVTAILNFAPATLKVPSHVHLRNADLTTELQSLAYYVD from the coding sequence CTGCAACAAAAAAAAATCAAGATCTCTGAAGCTGTCGTTGGTAGATTACCTATTTATTTACGTTACTTACAACATTTGCAAGATATGAATATTAAAAAAGTTTCCTCTCATGAACTAGGGCAAAAGTTAGATATGAACCCGGCCCAAATTCGCAAAGACTTGGCTTATTTCGGCGAGTTTGGGAGGAAAGGGATTGGTTATGAAGTATCCTATTTAATATCGAAAATCAAAGAGATTTTAAAGATTAACCGGCATATAAATGTCGGCCTCGTCGGGGCGGGCCATCTTGGGATTGCATTGTCAAACTATAACCGATTCACCCGTGAAAAGCTGTCGATTGCCGCCATCTTCGACGCGGATCCAAACAAATGGGGGATGTCGGTTGGTCATCTGAAAGTACAACCGGTCTCCGAGTTACAGGAGACTGTCAAAGAGAAAGATATAAAAATGGGAATTATTACGGTACCTGCTACCGAAGCGCAGAAAGTCGTCGATCAATTGATCGCTGCAGGAGTTACTGCGATCTTAAACTTTGCTCCCGCAACGTTAAAGGTACCTTCACACGTCCATCTACGGAACGCGGATTTGACAACTGAATTACAATCACTCGCGTATTATGTGGATTAA